The Obesumbacterium proteus DNA window CACTAGACAACTGGTCTAATTTAATGACAATGGTTTGGTGAGAATAATAATGAGGACGGAATTGAAAATGAATGCTATCGAAGTGATCCAACAACGCCGTGCGACCAAGCAGTTTGATGCTGGTTATGTCATGACTTTAGAAGAAAAAAAGAGCTGCTGAATATTGCGCTGCAAAATGCGCCAAGTGCGTTTAACCTGCAACATTGGCGTCCATTGCTGATTGAAGACCGCGCCCAGCGTGAGAAAATTCGTGAAGCGGCATGGGGCCAAGCTCAGGTTACCGATGCGTCGATGCTGGTTGTGCTGTGCGGCGATCTCTCAAGTTGGGAGTCTCAGGTAAAAAACATTTGGGCAGAAGCCGCCGAGCCTGTACAGCAATATATGGTGCCTGCCGTGGATAGCTACTACCGTGGCAAAGCGCAGACCCAGCGCGACGAAATTATGCGCAGCGCGGGTATCTTTGCCCAAACGCTGATGCTGGCTGCTAAGGCGCATGGATATGACTCCTGCCCAATGGATGGTTTTGATTTCGACGCCGTGGGTAAAATTATCAATAAACCAGAACAGTATGAAATTTGCTTGATGATCGCGATCGGCAAAGGTGTGAGCCAGCCGTATCCTCGTATCGGCAAGTTGCCGTTTGAGCAAATTGTTAAAACCGACCGTTTTTAATTTCCCAGTAAAATTATTTATGTAGGTGATGAGTAGAGCGCTGCCCATGACGGCGCTCTATTACCTTGCTATACTCTGCGCCCTTAAACACTCCACTCCTCCTCTCATCATTAAATAGTGCCTATATGTATGCGGCAACTCGGTACGTTTTGGCGTTATGATGACGGGTTGGTAGAGATGAAAGAACGATTTACAGGACTCGGTCTAAAGGTATATAGCGATGAAACATACAGTTGAAGTAATGATCTCTGAACAGGAAGTGCGTCAGCGTATTGCTGAACTAGGCCGTCAGATTTCAGCAGACTACCGTGATAGCGGCAGCGAGATGGTTCTGGTTGGTTTGCTACGTGGTTCCTTTATGTTTATGGCTGATCTTTGCCGCCAGATTGATGTTCCGCATGAAGTCGATTTCATGACCGCGTCTAGCTATGGCAACGGCATGAATAGCACCCGTGACGTTAAAATCCTGAAAGATTTGGATGAAGATATTCGCGGAAAAGACGTATTGATCGTTGAGGATATTATTGACTCCGGCAATACCCTGAGCAAAGTACGTGAATTATTTGCTCTGCGTGGCCCTAAATCTTTGGCTATTTGTACCTTGTTAGATAAACCAAGCCGCCGCGAAGTTGATGTGCCGGTTGAGTATGTCGGTTTTGCTATTCCTGACGAATTTGTGGTCGGTTTCGGCATTGACTATGCTCAGCGCTATCGTCATTTGCCTTATATCGGCAAGGTTGTCATGTTAGACGAATAAGTTAGTTTGTTGATACAAAAAACGCCGTCATTTTTGACGGCGTTTTTGTTTAGGCTATTTAATAATAGTTAATGGTAAGAAGCTTTAAATTCTTCTCTTCATCCACTGGCTCAATTTGAGTCCAGCCAAGATTCTCAGGTAAAAATACCTTTCCATTCGCTTCATTAATTGTCGTGGTCTGCCTGAACGCTTTTCCATTTCGGTAACAGCTTGCCTGAAACGATGACTGTATTTGGCTGATATGACAATCACTATCAACCACGCTGCCGGTAAAATGGATGATCCCATCAGCTGCGCGGGTATGGGCCGAGAACATTAACGTAACAACGGTGGTTAAAAAAAGAAATGAACGATATAGGCTCATCATTACCTCAAATAGCGGTTATTGAGTATTTAGCCTTCCATTGCTAGGTGCGTTAATTTATTTATTAACTAAATAACAAAACTAAAAGCATAAGTGTGTTTGCACTATTATCCACATCCTATGGATGTTGTTTTTTTGTTGCATTGTGGATGCGTAATTTAGCAATAATAAATATTAATTAAAAGTGATTTAAGATTAAATTACGATACAAAGGAAAGCGCTGTGCTTATATTTATTTGTATTGATTGGTAGGGTGAATGTTTTATTTTTTATTGGCAGTTTGTTTTTATGATTTAATTTAATCGTTAATTTTCTATAAAACATTCTTAAATTATCAATTTTAAGAAAAGGTGTTATTACTAATCTCTGTTACAGCAATTTCTATTAATGCGGATATCGAGTTATCCCTTGAAGAGGAAGCGAACATGGAATCAGAATGGTTTACGGCGAAACAACTCACCGAAATAGCGCCTTTGCCCACCACACCGCAGGGGTTGCATTCTCATGCCAGAAAATCGGAATGGGTAAGGCGTATGCGCGATGGAAAAACGATTGAATACCATATCGATAGCCTGCCAGAAGAGGTTAAAGAGGTGCTGCATTTGCATCAGCTAAACGAAACGAGAGCGTACTATCGGCTTCAACCGAATGACGAAAGCACTGGGGCAAAGCTATGGGACGATGTGTGTGAAAAAATACCGTTGCTGCAACGTAAAAAACTCGTTGAGCTGGCGTTATTAGAAGGTGTTAATGCGGTGTTTTTTCGATTGGCGTCGTCATTAACGTTACGTTAGAGATGTCGGCGAGGTCTACTGGAAAGGAAACACAACCGCTGTTATCACTTAAGGACGTCAGCGGTTGTGTGGTCACGCGGGTGTCTAATTAGCCTTGTTGCAGCAGGGTAGACATGGCGTTGCGATAACGCAGTTCGAGAGTTTCACGGCTCGTAGTGGTGATATCCAGATCGCGTAGGCGGCCATCTTTCAGACCATAAACCCATCCGTGGATCATCACTTTTTGTCCACGTTTCCATGCTGATTGCATGATGGTGGAATGGCCGAGGTTATAGACCTGCTCAACCACGTTCAGTTCGCACAGGGTATCCAAGCGTTTTTCTGGTGGGAGTTCGCCCAGCAGCGAGCTGTGTTTGTACCACAGGTCGCGAATGTGCAGCAGCCAGTTATTGATCAGCCCAAGCTCAGGATTTTCGACCGCAGCCTCTATCCCACCGCAGCCCAAGTGGCCACAGATAATAATATGCTCAACCTGTAATACGTCGACGGCATATTGAACAACCGACAGGCAATTCAAATCGGTATGGATAACGAGGTTGGCAACGTTACGGTGAACGAAGAGTTCGCCAGCTTCCAGCCCTGTTAACTGTTCAGCCGGTACACGGCTGTCAGAACAACCAATCCATAGAAAGCGCGGACGCTGTGATTGAGCAAGACGGCCAAAAAATTCTGGGTCTTCCTGGCTCACGGTATCCGACCATGCATGGTTATTCGCAATAAGTTTTTCGATTTCTTTCATTGAGGTTAATCGTCTGTAACATGCGGTTTGCGATGGTTAATATAGGCTAATCGTCACAGTTTTGAAATCGGAACAGTGTCTTCAGTAAAAAATGGCATAGAAAATAACGGCGTTATTCCCTGAAAAAATTACCATCCGTTAACATTAAGTTATGCAAATGTTCCTCAAAAAGCATCTTAGCATCAGGTGCCTATATGCCGTAAATACGGTAGCTAATACTGTTATGGCTATGTAAAATAGGCACTCTTCGGTCAACGTTCACATCCCGATTATTGACGGTTTCCACTGATTACTGTTTTGGAACCGTTCTAAAAAAAGCCTGATAGCTCAGGCGCAAAGGTACGCTAATCATAATGACAAACGCACTGGAACTTTCCCAGCTCACCAAAACGTATGCGGGTGGCGTGCAGGCGCTGCGCGGTATTGATTTACAGGTTGAGGCTGGCGATTTCTATGCCCTGCTTGGGCCAAATGGCGCAGGGAAATCGACCACCATCGGCATTATTAGCTCCTTGGTGAATAAATCCTCCGGTAAGGTCAACGTGTTCGGTTATGACATCGACCGTGACATCGTTAATGCTAAACGCCAGTTGGGTTTGGTGCCGCAGGAGTTCAACTTCAACCCGTTTGAAACGGTGATGCAGATCGTGGTGCATCAGGCGGGTTACTACGGCGTCACGCATTCAGATGCCTTGATTCGTGCGGAGAAATACCTCAAGCAGCTGGATCTCTGGGGAAAACGCGACGAACGTGCGCGCATGCTTTCCGGCGGTATGAAACGTCGTTTGATGATTGCCCGTGCGCTGATGCATGAGCCAAAACTGTTGATTCTTGATGAGCCAACCGCGGGCGTCGATATCGAACTGCGTCGCTCAATGTGGGGATTCTTGAAAGAGCTCAACGCTCAGGGAACCACCATTATTCTGACCACGCACTATCTGGAAGAAGCGGAGATGCTGTGCCGCAACATCGGCATTATTCAGAACGGTGAGCTGGTCGAAAACACCTCGATGAAAGAGCTGCTTTCAAAGTTGAAATCTGAAACCTTCATTTTGGATTTGGCGGCGAAAAGTCCATTGCCGAAGCTTGACGGTTATAAGCACCACCTGCGTGATACCTCAACGCTGGAGGTTGAAGTGCTGCGTGAGCAAGGTTTGAATGGCGTATTCAGCCAGCTAAGCGCGCAGGGAATTCAGGTGTTGAGCATGCGTAACAAAGCCAACCGTTTGGAAGAGCTGTTCGTGACCTTAGTCCACGACCATGATGAAAAACCGCGTGTGAATACGGAGAAAAAGGCATGAACGCACTCTATTGGGTCGCGCTGAAAAGTATCTGGACCAAAGAAGTTCATCGTTTTGCCCGAATTTGGATCCAAACGTTGGTGCCACCGGTCATTACCATGACGCTGTACTTCATCATTTTTGGCAATCTGATTGGCTCTCGCATCGGCGAAATGCATGGTTTTGATTACATGCAGTTTATCGTGCCGGGCCTTATCATGATGTCGGTGATCACTAACTCCTATGCCAACGTGGCGTCGTCGTTTTTCAGCGCGAAATTTCAGCGCAACATTGAAGAGCTTCTGGTTGCGCCGGTGCCAACGCATGTGATCATCGCTGGCTTTGTCGGCGGTGGCGTGGCGCGTGGCGTCTGCGTAGGAATTCTGGTGACGCTGGTATCATTATTCTTCGTGCCATTCCATGTTCACAGTTGGGGCATTGTGGCGGCAACGCTGCTGTGTACCGCGATTCTGTTCTCGTTGGGCGGATTGTTGAACGCCGTATTTGCCAAAACCTTTGACGATATCAGCCTGGTGCCAACCTTTGTGCTGACGCCATTGACCTATCTGGGCGGCGTATTTTATTCGCTGACCCTGCTGCCTCCTTTCTGGCAGGCGGTATCCAAGCTGAACCCTATCGTCTACATGATCAGCGGCTTCCGCTTTGGGTTCTTAGGCATTAACGATGTGCCGCTTATCTTTACCTTCGTGGTTCTGCTGGCGTTTATCGTGGTGTTCTATCTGCCGGCGTGGTATCTCATTGAACGTGGGCGCGGTCTGCGTTCCTAATCGCCTCAAGCCTCCGTGAAGACGGGGGCTTTTTTGTTTTAAATAGCACCATTTCTGCCTTATCTCACACTCCTGCATCGCCATTGATTATGTTTGCTGCGGCGAACGCCATTTCCTGATAAACCCTAATACTTGTGAGACTAATCTGAATGCTTGCTCCTAAACGCCAGCAGCAGATTTTACTATTTATCATGGCGACGAACGGCAGGATGCCGTATCAAGCAGCAAGGGGAGAACGCGCATGTTAGGGATTGTCTTAGCAGGACATACTGGCTTTGCCAGTGGCACGCTAAAATCACTCAAGCATTTGCTGGGGGCGCTGCCAGAGCAATGTATCAGCGTGGAATACACTGATTGGCTGAGCACCAATATGCTCAGCCGGATGATGTGCGATGCGTTACACGCCGCCGACAGCGGTGATGGCGTGGTGTTTATTACCGATATTTTAGGCGCGGCGCCGTTTCGTAGCGCCGCGTTGATGAGCCATAAGCACTCTAAATGCGAAGTGGTGGTGGGAATCAGCTTAGGTGCCATGATTCAACTGTTCCCTCAGCGTGGGGGGCTCACTGCTTCTGAGTTTCGCGACCGAGCATTAGAGTTAACGCGTGGGCAAGCGACCAGCTTGTGGCACGAGCAAAATC harbors:
- the can gene encoding carbonate dehydratase, with protein sequence MKEIEKLIANNHAWSDTVSQEDPEFFGRLAQSQRPRFLWIGCSDSRVPAEQLTGLEAGELFVHRNVANLVIHTDLNCLSVVQYAVDVLQVEHIIICGHLGCGGIEAAVENPELGLINNWLLHIRDLWYKHSSLLGELPPEKRLDTLCELNVVEQVYNLGHSTIMQSAWKRGQKVMIHGWVYGLKDGRLRDLDITTTSRETLELRYRNAMSTLLQQG
- a CDS encoding ABC transporter permease, with product MNALYWVALKSIWTKEVHRFARIWIQTLVPPVITMTLYFIIFGNLIGSRIGEMHGFDYMQFIVPGLIMMSVITNSYANVASSFFSAKFQRNIEELLVAPVPTHVIIAGFVGGGVARGVCVGILVTLVSLFFVPFHVHSWGIVAATLLCTAILFSLGGLLNAVFAKTFDDISLVPTFVLTPLTYLGGVFYSLTLLPPFWQAVSKLNPIVYMISGFRFGFLGINDVPLIFTFVVLLAFIVVFYLPAWYLIERGRGLRS
- the hpt gene encoding hypoxanthine phosphoribosyltransferase — translated: MKHTVEVMISEQEVRQRIAELGRQISADYRDSGSEMVLVGLLRGSFMFMADLCRQIDVPHEVDFMTASSYGNGMNSTRDVKILKDLDEDIRGKDVLIVEDIIDSGNTLSKVRELFALRGPKSLAICTLLDKPSRREVDVPVEYVGFAIPDEFVVGFGIDYAQRYRHLPYIGKVVMLDE
- a CDS encoding PTS sugar transporter subunit IIA, with translation MLGIVLAGHTGFASGTLKSLKHLLGALPEQCISVEYTDWLSTNMLSRMMCDALHAADSGDGVVFITDILGAAPFRSAALMSHKHSKCEVVVGISLGAMIQLFPQRGGLTASEFRDRALELTRGQATSLWHEQNRHPTLMMRSSEACNVEN
- a CDS encoding DNA-binding protein; translation: MESEWFTAKQLTEIAPLPTTPQGLHSHARKSEWVRRMRDGKTIEYHIDSLPEEVKEVLHLHQLNETRAYYRLQPNDESTGAKLWDDVCEKIPLLQRKKLVELALLEGVNAVFFRLASSLTLR
- a CDS encoding ABC transporter ATP-binding protein, whose amino-acid sequence is MTNALELSQLTKTYAGGVQALRGIDLQVEAGDFYALLGPNGAGKSTTIGIISSLVNKSSGKVNVFGYDIDRDIVNAKRQLGLVPQEFNFNPFETVMQIVVHQAGYYGVTHSDALIRAEKYLKQLDLWGKRDERARMLSGGMKRRLMIARALMHEPKLLILDEPTAGVDIELRRSMWGFLKELNAQGTTIILTTHYLEEAEMLCRNIGIIQNGELVENTSMKELLSKLKSETFILDLAAKSPLPKLDGYKHHLRDTSTLEVEVLREQGLNGVFSQLSAQGIQVLSMRNKANRLEELFVTLVHDHDEKPRVNTEKKA